In Rosa chinensis cultivar Old Blush chromosome 1, RchiOBHm-V2, whole genome shotgun sequence, a genomic segment contains:
- the LOC112188785 gene encoding ERI1 exoribonuclease 2: protein MMALEQTENMQRNCEASLKCLHSKGFPYNLQCNGNPIEGFPEHKDELSNHPGGDNSESDRPLGSEFLEPPTERHNKPTYHHDFGYWSAFHFDSQKLQQCQMNAFESQFYQLPVDNRFHYVPFNVFAQSYPNEFQFQDFQYFVVIDFEATCDKDRNPHPQEIIEFPSVIVSSVTGQLEACFQTYVRPTCNHLLSDFCKDLTGIQQIQVDRGVTLSEALLRHDKWLEKKGIKNTNFAVVTWSNWDCRVMLESECRFKKIRKPPYFNRWINLKVPFREVFGGMRCNLKEAVQMAGLAWQGRAHCGLDDAKNTARLLSVLMRRGFKFAITNSLLWQTADRPLTLKQSPEHLSPPHHTLKLKDMSIPVCQYHHPFCFCGVKSSRGMVRKPGPKQGSVFFGCGNWTATRGARCHYFEWASA from the exons AAAATATGCAAAGGAACTGTGAGGCTTCCTTAAAATGCCTCCACAGTAAGGGATTCCCTTACAACCTACAATGTAATGGAAATCCCATAGAAGGATTTCCAGAGCATAAAGATGAACTTAGTAACCATCCAGGTGGGGATAATTCTGAGTCCGACCGTCCATTAGGCAGCGAATTTCTGGAACCCCCAACTGAACGTCACAACAAACCTACCTACCATCATGATTTTGGGTACTGGTCAGCCTTTCATTTTGATTCTCAAAAGTTGCAACAGTGCCAGATGAATGCTTTTGAGAGCCAATTTTATCAGCTTCCTGTCGACAATCGATTTCATTATGTTCCATTCAATGTGTTTGCTCAAAGCTACCCGAACGAGTTCCAGTTCCAAGATTTTCAGTATTTTGTGGTAATAGACTTTGAGGCTACATGTGATAAGGATAGAAATCCCCATCCTCAAGAGATAATTGAGTTTCCATCTGTGATAGTGAGTAGCGTGACTGGCCAATTGGAAGCATGTTTTCAAACTTATGTGCGGCCGACCTGCAATCATCTGCTGAGTGATTTCTGCAAGGATCTGACAGGCATACAGCAAATTCAG GTGGACAGAGGAGTAACTCTGAGTGAGGCCCTTCTTAGGCATGATAAATGGCTTGAGAAGAAGGGGATAAAGAACACCAACTTTGCTGTTGTTACGTGGTCAAACTGGGACTGTCGGGTTATGTTGGAATCTGAGTGTCGATTCAAGAAAATTCGAAAGCCTCCTTATTTTAACCG ATGGATCAACTTGAAGGTGCCTTTCCGTGAGGTTTTCGGTGGCATGAGGTGCAATCTGAAGGAGGCAGTTCAAATGGCAGGCTTAGCATGGCAGGGACGGGCTCACTGTGGCCTGGATGATGCCAAAAACACTGCTCGCCTACTTTCTGTCCTCATGCGTAGGGGTTTCAAATTTGCCATAACAAATTCATTGTTGTGGCAGACGGCTGATCGTCCTCTAACATTGAAGCAGTCCCCAGAACACCTGTCACCGCCTCATCACACTCTGAAACTGAAGGATATGAGTATTCCTGTATGCCAGTATCATCACCCATTCTGTTTCTGTGGGGTGAAGAGCAGCAGAGGAATGGTCAGGAAGCCAGGGCCAAAACAGGGGAGTGTCTTCTTTGGCTGTGGGAACTGGACTGCCACTAGAGGTGCCCGCTGCCATTACTTTGAATGGGCGTCTGCGTAA
- the LOC112188755 gene encoding pentatricopeptide repeat-containing protein At2g17525, mitochondrial isoform X2, with the protein MLISKPSKLPPISSLTHLLRTLSSIAVPSHNHISHLLLEQKSATQVLDTFQWASKLPSFTHSPSTYRALIHRLCTFRRFDIAHQLLDEMPHSIGLPPDDHIFVTLIHGLGRAHLVKQVIKVLDLVRRNGKVGRARSLMNEMEHPNDVTFNILISGYCGEENLVQALVMLEKCFGLGYVPDVVTTTKVLEILCNDGRVMEAVRVIERVESNGGLVDVVAYNTLIKGYCRLGKAKLGLRILKEIERKGCLPNVDTYNVLILGFCESGMLDKALDLFNDMKTDGINWNFATYDTLIRGLCSGGRTEDGLKILDLMNESKDGCRGRIGPFNSVLYGMYKEKRLDEALEFLANMDKLFPRAVDRSFRILGFCEEGATENAKKVYDQMIVERAVPCVLIYDYLIHIFCQQGCVRQAFELMNEMIAHCYFPVSSTFNVLINGFCEQGKVGSALKLLDEMIGRGCLPDIESYSHLVGAFCQKGDFQKALKLVLQMVGKGITPDYFTWNSLLLCSSRETVWLNSKSMFYVNNQLRCIIEA; encoded by the exons ATGCTAATCTCCAAACCCTCAAAGCTTCCCCCAATATCTTCTCTCACCCATCTTCTTCGAACTCTCTCATCCATTGCTGTTCCATCTCACAACCACATATCACATCTTCTACTCGAACAAAAATCAGCCACCCAGGTCCTCGACACCTTCCAATGGGCCTCCAAACTCCCCAGCTTCACCCACTCCCCGTCCACTTACCGAGCCCTCATCCACAGGCTATGCACCTTTCGCCGCTTCGACATTGCCCACCAACTGCTCGACGAAATGCCCCACTCAATCGGCCTACCCCCAGATGACCACATTTTCGTCACACTCATTCACGGCCTCGGCCGAGCCCATTTGGTGAAGCAAGTGATCAAGGTGCTTGACTTGGTTCGCAG GAATGGGAAAGTTGGGAGAGCAAGAAGCTTGATGAATGAGATGGAACATCCCAATGATGTGACTTTTAATATTTTGATATCTGGTTATTGCGGAGAAGAGAATTTAGTGCAGGCGCTTGTTATGTTAGAGAAGTGCTTTGGTCTGGGGTATGTGCCTGATGTTGTCACGACAACCAAGGTGTTGGAAATTCTGTGCAATGATGGTCGCGTAATGGAGGCTGTCAGGGTTATAGAGAGAGTGGAGAGCAATGGAGGGTTGGTTGATGTTGTGGCATATAATACCTTGATTAAGGGTTACTGTCGGTTAGGGAAAGCAAAACTTGGTCTTCGCATTTTGAAGGAGATAGAGAGAAAAGGGTGTCTTCCAAATGTCGATACCTACAATGTCTTGATCTTGGGTTTTTGTGAGTCTGGGATGTTGGATAAAGCTCTTGATCTGTTTAATGATATGAAAACAGATGGCATCAATTGGAATTTTGCTACATATGATACGTTAATAAGAGGCTTGTGTTCAGGAGGAAGAACTGAAGATGGGTTAAAAATTTTGGATTTGATGAATGAGAGCAAAGATGGTTGTAGGGGTCGAATAGGTCCTTTTAATAGTGTCTTGTATGGCATGTATAAGGAAAAACGTTTGGACGAAGCACTTGAGTTTCTTGCCAATATGGATAAACTATTTCCCAGAGCTGTTGATAGGAGCTTTAGGATTTTAGGTTTCTGTGAGGAGGGTGCCACTGAGAATGCAAAGAAGGTCTATGATCAGATGATTGTGGAAAGGGCAGTCCCATGTGTTTTGATTTATGACTATCTAATCCATATATTTTGCCAACAAGGGTGTGTTCGTCAAGCCTTTGAGCTTATGAATGAGATGATTGCTCATTGTTACTTTCCTGTTTCATCGACTTTCAATGTTCTGATTAACGGGTTTTGTGAGCAAGGAAAAGTTGGTAGTGCGCTAAAGCTCCTCGATGAGATGATTGGTAGAGGTTGTTTACCTGATATAGAAAGTTATAGTCATTTGGTAGGTGCTTTTTGCCAGAAGGGGGATTTTCAGAAAGCTTTAAAACTCGTTTTGCAAATGGTAGGAAAGGGTATCACTCCTGATTATTTCACATGGAACTCGTTGCTTCTTTGTTCAAGTCGAGAGACTGTATGGTTAAACAGCAAAAGTATGTTTTATGTGAACAATCAATTACGCTGTATTATTGAGGCTTAA
- the LOC112188755 gene encoding pentatricopeptide repeat-containing protein At2g17525, mitochondrial isoform X1, whose amino-acid sequence MLISKPSKLPPISSLTHLLRTLSSIAVPSHNHISHLLLEQKSATQVLDTFQWASKLPSFTHSPSTYRALIHRLCTFRRFDIAHQLLDEMPHSIGLPPDDHIFVTLIHGLGRAHLVKQVIKVLDLVRRYNQKPSLKIFNSILDVLVKEDIDIAREFYRKKMVASGVKGDGYTFGILMKGLCLTNRIGDGFKLLQAVKSRGVAPNTVVYNTLLHALCRNGKVGRARSLMNEMEHPNDVTFNILISGYCGEENLVQALVMLEKCFGLGYVPDVVTTTKVLEILCNDGRVMEAVRVIERVESNGGLVDVVAYNTLIKGYCRLGKAKLGLRILKEIERKGCLPNVDTYNVLILGFCESGMLDKALDLFNDMKTDGINWNFATYDTLIRGLCSGGRTEDGLKILDLMNESKDGCRGRIGPFNSVLYGMYKEKRLDEALEFLANMDKLFPRAVDRSFRILGFCEEGATENAKKVYDQMIVERAVPCVLIYDYLIHIFCQQGCVRQAFELMNEMIAHCYFPVSSTFNVLINGFCEQGKVGSALKLLDEMIGRGCLPDIESYSHLVGAFCQKGDFQKALKLVLQMVGKGITPDYFTWNSLLLCSSRETVWLNSKSMFYVNNQLRCIIEA is encoded by the coding sequence ATGCTAATCTCCAAACCCTCAAAGCTTCCCCCAATATCTTCTCTCACCCATCTTCTTCGAACTCTCTCATCCATTGCTGTTCCATCTCACAACCACATATCACATCTTCTACTCGAACAAAAATCAGCCACCCAGGTCCTCGACACCTTCCAATGGGCCTCCAAACTCCCCAGCTTCACCCACTCCCCGTCCACTTACCGAGCCCTCATCCACAGGCTATGCACCTTTCGCCGCTTCGACATTGCCCACCAACTGCTCGACGAAATGCCCCACTCAATCGGCCTACCCCCAGATGACCACATTTTCGTCACACTCATTCACGGCCTCGGCCGAGCCCATTTGGTGAAGCAAGTGATCAAGGTGCTTGACTTGGTTCGCAGGTATAACCAGAAACCTTCTCTCAAGATATTCAATTCGATACTTGATGTTCTTGTGAAGGAGGATATAGATATAGCTAGGGAGTTTTATAGGAAGAAGATGGTGGCAAGTGGCGTCAAGGGTGATGGTTATACTTTTGGTATCTTGATGAAAGGTCTTTGTTTGACGAATCGAATTGGTGATGGGtttaagcttttgcaagctgtTAAGTCGAGGGGAGTTGCGCCGAATACTGTGGTTTATAACACATTGCTGCATGCACTTTGCAGGAATGGGAAAGTTGGGAGAGCAAGAAGCTTGATGAATGAGATGGAACATCCCAATGATGTGACTTTTAATATTTTGATATCTGGTTATTGCGGAGAAGAGAATTTAGTGCAGGCGCTTGTTATGTTAGAGAAGTGCTTTGGTCTGGGGTATGTGCCTGATGTTGTCACGACAACCAAGGTGTTGGAAATTCTGTGCAATGATGGTCGCGTAATGGAGGCTGTCAGGGTTATAGAGAGAGTGGAGAGCAATGGAGGGTTGGTTGATGTTGTGGCATATAATACCTTGATTAAGGGTTACTGTCGGTTAGGGAAAGCAAAACTTGGTCTTCGCATTTTGAAGGAGATAGAGAGAAAAGGGTGTCTTCCAAATGTCGATACCTACAATGTCTTGATCTTGGGTTTTTGTGAGTCTGGGATGTTGGATAAAGCTCTTGATCTGTTTAATGATATGAAAACAGATGGCATCAATTGGAATTTTGCTACATATGATACGTTAATAAGAGGCTTGTGTTCAGGAGGAAGAACTGAAGATGGGTTAAAAATTTTGGATTTGATGAATGAGAGCAAAGATGGTTGTAGGGGTCGAATAGGTCCTTTTAATAGTGTCTTGTATGGCATGTATAAGGAAAAACGTTTGGACGAAGCACTTGAGTTTCTTGCCAATATGGATAAACTATTTCCCAGAGCTGTTGATAGGAGCTTTAGGATTTTAGGTTTCTGTGAGGAGGGTGCCACTGAGAATGCAAAGAAGGTCTATGATCAGATGATTGTGGAAAGGGCAGTCCCATGTGTTTTGATTTATGACTATCTAATCCATATATTTTGCCAACAAGGGTGTGTTCGTCAAGCCTTTGAGCTTATGAATGAGATGATTGCTCATTGTTACTTTCCTGTTTCATCGACTTTCAATGTTCTGATTAACGGGTTTTGTGAGCAAGGAAAAGTTGGTAGTGCGCTAAAGCTCCTCGATGAGATGATTGGTAGAGGTTGTTTACCTGATATAGAAAGTTATAGTCATTTGGTAGGTGCTTTTTGCCAGAAGGGGGATTTTCAGAAAGCTTTAAAACTCGTTTTGCAAATGGTAGGAAAGGGTATCACTCCTGATTATTTCACATGGAACTCGTTGCTTCTTTGTTCAAGTCGAGAGACTGTATGGTTAAACAGCAAAAGTATGTTTTATGTGAACAATCAATTACGCTGTATTATTGAGGCTTAA